The following DNA comes from Mucilaginibacter jinjuensis.
TGGCCTTTTTTACTGGTATTCCATATCGAAAAAATGGCTATTGTACCCGGTTACACGAAAGTGAACGCCTTTGAATTTCTCTATTTCCCATATACGCACAGTTTGCTGATGGGGGTGATCTGGGGCGTGCTGGCTGGGGGCCTTTACCGGTTGTTCAAAAAGGACACGCGGGGCGCTGTGGTGATCGGGCTTTGTGTTGTCAGTCATTGGTTTCTCGATCTGGTTGTACACACCGCTGATCTGCCGCTCACACCCTTTGGAAACTACAAATCAGGTTTTGGCCTGTGGAATCATTTAGCAGCCGCGCTGATCGTGGAAACTGCCATATTTCTGCTGGGAACTTATATCTATGCTGCCTGCACCCGGGCCAAAAACAAAACCGGAAGCTGGTTACTATGGAGCTTAGTGATCTTACTCTTGGTGATCAGCGCCGGCAATACCTTCGGGCCGACACCCGCACCGGACGGCTCATTGGTTTCGTTGTTCTTCTCTTTTATGGTTATGATCGGTCTGATCGTTGGACTTGCTTATTGGGTTGATCTTAACCGTGAGGCGGTTTAATAGAAACAAATTGATGAGAGATCAAAGCACGCCGTTAATGCCATTCACGCGCAGGATGTTTCTGAGTATACAGATCGAAGAAGCCGCTATGACTTCAATCGCCGTTTATTTCCTGACGTTCCATGGACTGGGGATATCGTTTTGGTGGTGGATTCTACTGTTTTTCAGTCCCGATATCTCTATGCTGGGTTATCTGGTGGGCAGTAAAGCGGGGGGATGGCTTTATAACCTGTTTCATCACCGCGCCCTAGCTTTGACTATGGC
Coding sequences within:
- a CDS encoding metal-dependent hydrolase — encoded protein: MFIGHFGLSFAAKKAAPKVSLGTLFIATQFVDILWPFLLVFHIEKMAIVPGYTKVNAFEFLYFPYTHSLLMGVIWGVLAGGLYRLFKKDTRGAVVIGLCVVSHWFLDLVVHTADLPLTPFGNYKSGFGLWNHLAAALIVETAIFLLGTYIYAACTRAKNKTGSWLLWSLVILLLVISAGNTFGPTPAPDGSLVSLFFSFMVMIGLIVGLAYWVDLNREAV
- a CDS encoding DUF4260 domain-containing protein; the protein is MPFTRRMFLSIQIEEAAMTSIAVYFLTFHGLGISFWWWILLFFSPDISMLGYLVGSKAGGWLYNLFHHRALALTMAFTGFLTHQEIVMAAGILLFAHSSFDRMLGFGLKYPDSFNHTNLGWTGKDERATL